The nucleotide sequence ATTTTATGTGCTTTACGGAGGTTTTTACGAGGTATATTCCGTGCATGGGGATGAGTTTTTCGGGGTTATGTATTTGGATGTTAGCGGTTGGGTATCCGAGAGTTTTTGCTATTTTGTCGCCGTGTATTATTGTTCCTTGTATGGTATAATTTCTGCCTAGTAGTTGGTTTGCGGTGGTTATATTTCCTTCGGATAGTGCTTTTCTAATCTGGGTGGAGCTGATTGTTTGTTTTTCTATTTCTATTTTTGAGATTTCTTCTACTTCGAATCCGTATAGTTCTCCTTTTTTTTTCAGCAGTTCTATATTTCCTTCTTTGTTTTTTCCGAATCGGTGGTCGTATCCTATGATTATTTTTTTTGTGGATAAGGCGTTTACGAGTATTTCTTGTATAAATGTTTCGCTGCTCATTTCTGATAGTTCTTTTGTAAATGGGAGTTTTACTATGGCATCTATCCCTATTTCTTGTATGAGTTTTGCTTTTTCTTCAAAGGTAGTGAGACATTTTATAGGTGTTCCTTTGAGGATTGTTTGGGGGTGTGGGTAGAAAGTTATGATGAGGGATTTGTAGTTTTTGAGTTGTGCTTGTTCTTTTATTTTTTGGATAATGTTTTTATGTGCTGTGTGGACTCCGTCAAAGGTTCCTACGGTGAGGATTGTTGGTTTTTGTTGGGTTGTTGTATATATGTTCTCTATGATTTCCATTTTGTGTTATTTTTTCTATAAAGTTGTTGATTTCGAAGGCATCTGTGAGAGAGTAATTACCGATTGCGGTTCGGGATAGTTCTGATAAGTATGCGCCGACTTGGAGGTTTTCTCCTATATCTCTTGCAATGCTTCTGATGTAAGTTCCTTTTGAGCAGTGGATTTTGAATTCTATTTCGGGTATTTGAAGGTGTGTTATATAAAATTCTGATACAGTAATTTTTCTTGGTTTTAGGGTAATTTGTTCGTTGTTTCTGGCTTTTTTATATGCTCTTTCTCCGTTGACTCTGATGGCTGAGTACTGGGGTGGGATTTGTTCTATTTCTCCGATAAACTTTGTTATATGCTCTTGGATTATTTTTTCGTTCAGATGGTTTGTGGGTTTGGGTTCGGATATGGGAGTTTCGGCATCGTGGGATGGGGATGTTTTTCCGAGGATAATTTTTCCTGTGTAGATTTTAGGGAGGTTTTGGAAGGTTTCTAATGTTTTTGTGAGTTTTCCTGTGCAGATAATAAGGAGTCCTGTGGCGAGGGGGTCGAGAGTTCCTGCGTGTCCTATTTTTTTGATTTTGAGAGCATATCGGAGTTTATTTACGACATCAAAAGAAGTCCATCCTTTGGGTTTATTGATGGTTATCATTTCTCCTTCTTCAAAGTTGTATGTCTCTTTCATTGTATATCAGAGTTGTGTTATTATTGTTATTATACCTATTAATGCGCACCATATGGCGAAGTAGATGAGTTTTCCTTGTGATACGAGTTTGAGCATCCATTTGCATGCGATGATACCGCTTATGAATGCAAAAACAAATCCGAATAGGAGTGCGTTTATGTTTGTAGATGTTCGGGATGGATTTGGTATAAAGTCTATTATTTCTAAAAAAGTGGCTCCGAAAACGGGAAGTAGGACCATGAGGAAAGAAAATCGGACTACTTTGGTTTTTTCTATTCCTAATAAAAGTCCTGCGGATATGGTAGCACCTGAGCGAGATAATCCGGGTAAAATGGCTATCATTTGTGCTATTCCTATTATAAATGCTTTTTTATAGGTAATGTTTCCGTTGTTTTCTTTTGTTTTTATATATATGTAAGAAAGGGTCAAGAGAGTGCTTGTTAGTAGTAGACAAGATCCTACTAAAAGAAGGTTTTGGTTAAAGAGAGATTCTACTTGTTTTTTCATGGTTAATCCTATTATTCCTACGGGTATCATAGAAATAGCTATTTTTGTGATGTATTGAGTATTTTCGTTCCATTGGATTTTGAAAAGTTCTTTGAGCATTTGTAGAATTTCTTTTCTTAGAACGATGACTGTGCTGAGAGAGGTTGCCCCGTGGACTATTATTGAAAAGAGTAGGTCTTGAGATGCTTCTATTTGTAAGAGGTGTGCAAATATTTCTAAGTGTCCGCTGCTGCTTACGGGAAAGAATTCTGTGATTCCTTGTAAAATTCCTAATATTATAGCTTCCTGAATAGTCATTATTTTTTAGGATTTATGAGAATAGCAATATATTGGATTAAGAATCCTATGAGTACTACTATTGGTCCTATGGTTATTCCTAATAATCCGAATCCGTATGGTTCTTTATCTAAGGTCATTATGTAGAATCCGATGATGAGCAATGCTATACCGATGAGCATTACTGTGTAATTTTTTACTTGGAAAGGCATTTCTTTCTTTACGGATTTTACTGGAGGAGAAAGTATTTTTTTTACTGTTTTTTTTGTTGACATAAATTCTTTTTTTTCTTGCTTGTTCATGTTTTTTAGTTAATAGAGTTCGTCTAACGACATTTTTAAGTATTTATTTATAGAATAGAGAGTGCTAAAGAATCCTACACACATTCCGAATAAGACTAATGAGATATATAAAAATAACATTTCTTTGTTTTTTTGGAGTTCCATTATATTTTCTACTTTTGCTTGTATGTATTTTAAGAGAAAAAATAAAGATGTACTTGCAATAGTTCCGCCTATAAATCCATATATTATAGATTTTATGAGGAATGGTCGTTTTATGAATAGGGGGGTGGCTCCTACTAGTTGCATACTACGGATGAGGAATCGTTGGGAGAATAGTGCGAGTTTAATAGTGTTATTTATGAGTATTATTACGGCAAAGAATAAAAAAGATGCGAATAAGAGTAGTATGAGTCCGATTCTTGTAAGGTTTGCGTTGATATTTTCTATGATATTTTTTGGGTAAACGACTTCGAATACTCCTCTTATGCTTTCTATTTCGGTTTTTATGGATTGGAATCTTTGTGTTTTTTGAAATTCGGGATGTATTTTTAAGATGATTGCGTCTCTAAGTGGGTTTGTGCCTATTACTTGTAGAAAATTTTCTCCTGTTTCTTGGATGAAATTTTTTGCGGCTACTTCTTTTGATATATATTCAATTTGTGGGATATTATTTTTTCTTACGATGAATGCTTTTTCTGAGAGTGTTTTTTGAATTTGTATGGCTTCGGGTAGGGTTATGTTTTTATGGAGGAATATTTGGATTTCCACATTTTCTCTAATAATTTTTGTGAGGTTTTTTGTAAATAGGGAGATAATGCCAAAAGATCCGAGTATAAATAGAGCGAGTGCTATTGAAAATATAACGCTTATAAATGGATAATTTCCAAGTGTTTTTTTTTTTATCATCTTTGTTATTTGAAAAATTATTTTTTATTTTTAAGGGTTAAGTATTTCTTCTTCGGAATATATTATTTTTTTACTTGTGGTGTTTATAGTAATATTTTCATCTTTACAATCTATGAGAATTGTTATTTGGTCTTTTATGAGTTGTGGGTTTTCT is from Chitinophagaceae bacterium and encodes:
- a CDS encoding undecaprenyl-diphosphate phosphatase; translation: MTIQEAIILGILQGITEFFPVSSSGHLEIFAHLLQIEASQDLLFSIIVHGATSLSTVIVLRKEILQMLKELFKIQWNENTQYITKIAISMIPVGIIGLTMKKQVESLFNQNLLLVGSCLLLTSTLLTLSYIYIKTKENNGNITYKKAFIIGIAQMIAILPGLSRSGATISAGLLLGIEKTKVVRFSFLMVLLPVFGATFLEIIDFIPNPSRTSTNINALLFGFVFAFISGIIACKWMLKLVSQGKLIYFAIWCALIGIITIITQL
- a CDS encoding permease-like cell division protein FtsX; translated protein: MIKKKTLGNYPFISVIFSIALALFILGSFGIISLFTKNLTKIIRENVEIQIFLHKNITLPEAIQIQKTLSEKAFIVRKNNIPQIEYISKEVAAKNFIQETGENFLQVIGTNPLRDAIILKIHPEFQKTQRFQSIKTEIESIRGVFEVVYPKNIIENINANLTRIGLILLLFASFLFFAVIILINNTIKLALFSQRFLIRSMQLVGATPLFIKRPFLIKSIIYGFIGGTIASTSLFFLLKYIQAKVENIMELQKNKEMLFLYISLVLFGMCVGFFSTLYSINKYLKMSLDELY
- a CDS encoding bifunctional riboflavin kinase/FAD synthetase; translation: MEIIENIYTTTQQKPTILTVGTFDGVHTAHKNIIQKIKEQAQLKNYKSLIITFYPHPQTILKGTPIKCLTTFEEKAKLIQEIGIDAIVKLPFTKELSEMSSETFIQEILVNALSTKKIIIGYDHRFGKNKEGNIELLKKKGELYGFEVEEISKIEIEKQTISSTQIRKALSEGNITTANQLLGRNYTIQGTIIHGDKIAKTLGYPTANIQIHNPEKLIPMHGIYLVKTSVKHIKYFGMLYHGNNQTTNHAKEKIEINIFQFSENIYGEHIEVEFLHFIRHDKKFESITLLQKQIQNDEQTARQIIQKYT
- a CDS encoding DUF3098 domain-containing protein — protein: MNKQEKKEFMSTKKTVKKILSPPVKSVKKEMPFQVKNYTVMLIGIALLIIGFYIMTLDKEPYGFGLLGITIGPIVVLIGFLIQYIAILINPKK
- the truB gene encoding tRNA pseudouridine(55) synthase TruB encodes the protein MKETYNFEEGEMITINKPKGWTSFDVVNKLRYALKIKKIGHAGTLDPLATGLLIICTGKLTKTLETFQNLPKIYTGKIILGKTSPSHDAETPISEPKPTNHLNEKIIQEHITKFIGEIEQIPPQYSAIRVNGERAYKKARNNEQITLKPRKITVSEFYITHLQIPEIEFKIHCSKGTYIRSIARDIGENLQVGAYLSELSRTAIGNYSLTDAFEINNFIEKITQNGNHREHIYNNPTKTNNPHRRNL